GAATCTGATAAATTATGCACACACACTATCACAACCCACATTTCACACACATTATTGCATTAAAGAAATGCATTTGTAAGAATGCGGGGGCATATCATAAGAATACTATGAATAAAGCTTATCGGTATAAGCTCAATTTCTTGGAAGcaaataaatgaatcacaaccaaaaaaatcacaCACATAGTGAGAATCATTCTGTTGTCTTCAATGATGTTTGTAATTTGAACTAACCCTGTCGTTCTTCTGGTTATGAGATTTGGTCCAACCTTACAATTATGTTGTGAAATCTGTAAATCAAATGTCTAATGCCACTCTAAATTTACTGGCCGGCGATGGCATCTCAAGGAAAGGCCCGAAGATGAGTTTGCCCAATATTGTGGTGATCCACACGACTTTAGAATCTCGATTACTCGCGTTGAGAAgtaattttcaatttatcagtTTCTTGATCTAGTAATAGATATTTCCTTATCATAATTAGTTAACGGAATTCTCCATAACACtgagttttttttaaaaaaccACATAAATATGTAGCAAATTACTCTAAAAAtctattttaaaaaatgaaatcCTTTTATGGTCTCATCTATCATTAATTGCATAGAACCAACCAATAATATACAGAGAGACACAAATCATTTATCCTACAAACAATGTCACACTTAGGTTGGTCAGTAGAAGATTGGAAAAAGTTTCATTATGAATCAACTCCAGATGAAtcttttgaattattatctcAATTATTAAAGTCCCAGAAATCCGCTCCAGAAGATCCTGCTTGGATATCCTTAGCTTCCATAGAGAATTTAGAACACCAATGGAAATTCTtacaatcaaaatcaaacaaacgAGATTTACCATTATATGGGGTCCCAGTAGCTGTTAAAGATAATATAGATGCTAAAACATTTGAAACCACAGCAGCCTGTCCATCATTTGCTTATTCTCCTTCAAAAGATGCTACCACGGTTAGATTGCTAAGAGACGCAGGTGCAATAGTTATTGGGAAAACCAATTTAGATCAATTTGCAACAGGTTTAGTTGGGACAAGGTCTCCATATGGAATAACCCCAAATACATTTAATCCAAAATACGTTAGTGGTGGCTCTTCAGCCGGATCTGCCTCGGTGGTTGCCAGAGGTATTGTTCCAATTGCATTAGGTACCGACACTGCTGGATCAGGAAGAGTTCCTGCAGCATTGAATAATCTTATTGGATTGAAACCAACAAAAGGAGTCTTTTCTTGTTCAGGGGTTGTTCCAGCATGTAAGTCGCTCGACTGTGTTTCGATATTTGCATTGAATTTGCAAGATGCACAACTTACGTTTAGTATCATGGCACAAGAAGATGAACATGATGAGTTCTCAAGATCAATGCCAGAAAAtccattattgaaatttggtAAAACCCCCAAAATAGTGGTTCCAACCAATTTGTTGTGGTATGGCGAACAAGAAAACCCCAAATTATACAAAGAAGCAGTGGCTAAATTTGAGAGAATTGGATGTGAATTGGTGTCTTTGGACATTGAACCATTATTGGAATTAGCTAGATGCTTATATGAGGGTCCATGGGTTGCTGAACGTTATGTTGCTGTAAAAGATTTCTTTGCTACAAATCCACCAGAGAAAGATTTGGATCCAACAGTTACCAAAATTATAAAAGGCGGAGAGCATTATTCTGCCGCTACTTGTTTCCAGTATGAATACAAAAGACAAGGGATTGTGAAGCGAGTCAACAAATTGTTAGAAGGCATCGATGCGATTATTGTACCAACAGCCCCATTGAATCCAACAATCGAGGAGGTCACCAACGAACCAATTAAAGTCAATTCATGTCAAGGTACTTATACCAACTTTGTCAACTTGGCAGATATGTCTGCATTAGCTATCCCCGCAGGATTCAGAAATGATGGATTACCTTTTGGTGTCACATTGTTGTCACACAAGTTCAACGACTATGCATTATTAGATTTAGCCAGTCGTTACTTGAAACTTGACAATTTACGTACTTGTGGAGTCTcacaaaagaaaacatcTACCATCCATGATGAATTGTACTTGttaccaaaatcaattccCCAAGAAACTGTTAAATTGGCCGTTGTTGGAGCCCATCTTAAAGGATTTGAATTACATTGGCAATTAGAAAAAGTAGATGCTCgatttattgaatcaacaacaacttcaaaAAACTATAAATTGTATGCCTTACCCAAGACAGGACCAGTTGCCAAACCTGGATTGAGAAGGGTAGAATCTGCTGGTGAACatataattgttgaaaccTATAGTATTCCAAAAGAGAAATTCGGacaatttataaaatatGTACCTGAACCACTAGGTATTGGATCagttgaattgaaatcagGTGAATGGTGCAAGTCTTTTATCTGTGAAGAATTTGGTTACAAACAACCAGGTACTGTTGACATTACCGAGTTTGGAGGTTGGAAAAAATACCAAGAACATTTGCGTGCATCTAAAAAACCATTCAATTCTGTTTTGGTTGCCAATAGAGGAGAAATTGCCGTTAGAATAATCaaaactttgaaaaaattggggGTCAAATCTATTGCTATTTACTCAGACCCAGATAAATATGCTCAACATTCATTATTGGCAGATGTTGCAATTCCATTACACGGTACAACAGCTGCCGAGACTTATATCAACATTGAGAAAGTTATCAAAGCAGCTAAGGATTCAGGTGCTGAAGCAATCATTCCCGGGTATGGGTTCTTATCCGAAAATGCCGATTTCTCAGATCGTTGTGGTAAAGAAGGAATTGTGTTTGTTGGACCATCTGGTGATGCCATTAGAAAATTGGGATTGAAACATTCAGCTAGAGAAATTGCTGAAAAGGCGGGCGTACCTTTGGTGCCTGGATCAGGTTTGGTGAAAGATGCCAAAGAAGCCAGAGAAATTGCTGCCAAATTGGAATATCCAATTATGGTCAAATCTActgctggtggtggtggtatcGGTTTACAAAAAGTCGATTCtgaaaaagatattgaacGGGTTTTTGAAACTGTTCAGCATCAAGGAAAATCTTATTTTGGTGACTCAGGAGTATTTTTGGAAAGATTTGTTGAGAATGCCAGACACGTTGAAATCCAAATGTTAGGTGATGGTAACGGTAATGCCATTGCTGTTGGTGAAAGAGATTGTTCTTTACAACGTAGAAACCAAAAGATCATTGAAGAGACTCCTGCACCCAATTTACCAGAAGAAACTAGAAGTAAAATGAGAAAAGCGGCTGAATCGCTTGGTTCAACTATGAAGTATAAATGTGCTGGTACCGTGGAATATATTTATGATCCTAAAAGAGATGAATTCTACTTTTTAGAAGTGAATGCCAGATTACAAGTTGAGCATCCAATTACAGAAATGGTCACTGGATTGGATTTAGTTGAATGGATGCTTTTGATAGCAGCAGACACCCCACCAGAtttcaaccaaaaaattgaagttAAAGGAGCATCAATGGAAGCTAGATTATATGCTGAAAATCCTGTCAAAGGTTTCATGCCATCCCCAGGTCAATTGACAGAAGTCCAATTCCCAGAATGGGCTAGAATCGATACTTGGGTTGAGAAAGGTACGATTGTTTCTGCTGAATATGATCCTACATTAGCTAAAATCATTGTTCATGGTAAGGATAGAGATGATGCCTTAAAGAAGTTACGTCAAGCATTGAATGAAACTGTTGTTTATGGATGTATCACCAatgttgattatttgaGATCCATTGCTAATTCGAAAATGTTTGAAGAAGCAGCAGTTGCCACCAAAGTGTTGGATTCGTACGACTACAACCCTCATGCCATTGAAATCTTGCAACCAGGTGCTTACACTACCGTCCAAGATTACCCAGGTAGAAGGGGTTATTGGCACATTGGGGTTCCTCCTTCAGGTTGCATGGATCAATATTCATTTAGAGTTGctaataaaattgttggtAACGATGCTGCATCTCCTGGTATTGAAATCACATTGAATGGTCCAAAACTTTTGTTCCACCAAGATtgtgttgttgctgttacTGGTGGTAAAACCAAAGTCGAAGTTAATCAAGTTGAAGTCAACCAATGGGAACCaattaatatcaaaagTGGAgacaaattgaatattggtAAGTTGTCTACTGGCTGCAGAGCTTACTTGGCTATTAGAGGtggtgttgatgttgttgaataCTTGGGTTCAAGATCAACTTTTGCCTTGGGTAATTTAGGTGGTTACAATGGTAGAGTTTTAAAATTGGGtgatgttttatttttgggaCAACCTGATGTTACAAGCTGTACTTTACCAGGTCCTATTTCTCAACCAACACCTGTtccatcattattaattccAAATTATGACAACAAAGTTTGGAAGATTGGTGTTACTTGTGGTCCACATGGATCTCCAGATTTCTTTAAAGCCGAGTCagttgaagaatttttcTCCTCCACTTGGAAAGTGCATTACAATTCCAACAGATTTGGGGTTAGATTAATTGGACCAAAACCTAAATGGGCCAGAAAGGATGGTGGTGAAGGGGGGTTGCACCCATCAAACACCCACGATTATGTTTATTCCATGGGTGCTATCAATTTCACTGGTGACGAACCAGTCATTTTAACATGCGATGGTCCATCCTTAGGAGGATTTGTTTGTGAAGCAGTTGTTGCAGAATCAGAATTATGGAAAGTTGGCCAAGTTAAACCAGGtgaatcaattcaatttgtcCCAATAAGTTATGAATCAgctaaaaaattgaaaaagcaACAAAATGATGCAATTGAAAACTTGTCGGGTGACTTGACACCTCTTGACAACGTCTCATTATCAGCACCAGAAAACCCAATTTTGTATCAATTTAAAGTGTCCTCAAATGCTCCAAAAGTAACCTATCGTCAAGCTGGTGATAGATATATTCTTGTTGAATACGGGGACAATCTTCTTGATTTGAATCTAGCTTATAGAATCCACAAGTTGGATGCAATGGTGAAAGAATATAAACCTAAAGgtatttttgaattgtCTGCTGGAGTTAGATCAGTGTTAGTTGAATATACTGATGACATCACCCAAAAGGAAGCTTTGGATACTTTAGTTTCTTATGAAAAGGAAATTATATTCGTTAACAAATGGAAAGTGAGTTcgagaattattaaattaccTATGGCTTTCGAAGACAAGAAAACATTAGATGCAGTCAAGAGATATCAAGAAACCATTAGAAGCGAAGCACCCTGGTTACCAAACaatgttgattttattgCTAACATTAATGGAATCACAAGAACTGATGTTAAAGATATGTTATATACCGCGAgatttttggttttagGATTAGGGGATGTTTTCCTTGGAGCACCATGTGCTGTTCCATTAGACCCAAGACATAGACTATTGGGTACCAAATACAATCCTTCAAGAACTTTCACACCCAATGGTACTGTTGGTATTGGTGGTAATTATATGTGTATTTACACGATGGAATCACCAGGTGGTTATCAATTAGTTGGGAGAACGGTTCCAATTTGGGATAAATTGAGTTTAGGTGAACATTCGCCAAGTACCAAACCATGGTTGTTGAGTCCATTTGATCAAATAGAATTCTATCCTGTtactgaagaagaagttgatgCATTTTCTGAACAAATGAATGCTGGTAAATTCAaagttgatattgttgaatcaGTATTTGATCATGGT
This is a stretch of genomic DNA from Candida dubliniensis CD36 chromosome 1, complete sequence. It encodes these proteins:
- a CDS encoding urea amidolyase (including urea carboxylase and allophanate hydrolase), putative (Similar to C. albicans DUR1,2), whose protein sequence is MSHLGWSVEDWKKFHYESTPDESFELLSQLLKSQKSAPEDPAWISLASIENLEHQWKFLQSKSNKRDLPLYGVPVAVKDNIDAKTFETTAACPSFAYSPSKDATTVRLLRDAGAIVIGKTNLDQFATGLVGTRSPYGITPNTFNPKYVSGGSSAGSASVVARGIVPIALGTDTAGSGRVPAALNNLIGLKPTKGVFSCSGVVPACKSLDCVSIFALNLQDAQLTFSIMAQEDEHDEFSRSMPENPLLKFGKTPKIVVPTNLLWYGEQENPKLYKEAVAKFERIGCELVSLDIEPLLELARCLYEGPWVAERYVAVKDFFATNPPEKDLDPTVTKIIKGGEHYSAATCFQYEYKRQGIVKRVNKLLEGIDAIIVPTAPLNPTIEEVTNEPIKVNSCQGTYTNFVNLADMSALAIPAGFRNDGLPFGVTLLSHKFNDYALLDLASRYLKLDNLRTCGVSQKKTSTIHDELYLLPKSIPQETVKLAVVGAHLKGFELHWQLEKVDARFIESTTTSKNYKLYALPKTGPVAKPGLRRVESAGEHIIVETYSIPKEKFGQFIKYVPEPLGIGSVELKSGEWCKSFICEEFGYKQPGTVDITEFGGWKKYQEHLRASKKPFNSVLVANRGEIAVRIIKTLKKLGVKSIAIYSDPDKYAQHSLLADVAIPLHGTTAAETYINIEKVIKAAKDSGAEAIIPGYGFLSENADFSDRCGKEGIVFVGPSGDAIRKLGLKHSAREIAEKAGVPLVPGSGLVKDAKEAREIAAKLEYPIMVKSTAGGGGIGLQKVDSEKDIERVFETVQHQGKSYFGDSGVFLERFVENARHVEIQMLGDGNGNAIAVGERDCSLQRRNQKIIEETPAPNLPEETRSKMRKAAESLGSTMKYKCAGTVEYIYDPKRDEFYFLEVNARLQVEHPITEMVTGLDLVEWMLLIAADTPPDFNQKIEVKGASMEARLYAENPVKGFMPSPGQLTEVQFPEWARIDTWVEKGTIVSAEYDPTLAKIIVHGKDRDDALKKLRQALNETVVYGCITNVDYLRSIANSKMFEEAAVATKVLDSYDYNPHAIEILQPGAYTTVQDYPGRRGYWHIGVPPSGCMDQYSFRVANKIVGNDAASPGIEITLNGPKLLFHQDCVVAVTGGKTKVEVNQVEVNQWEPINIKSGDKLNIGKLSTGCRAYLAIRGGVDVVEYLGSRSTFALGNLGGYNGRVLKLGDVLFLGQPDVTSCTLPGPISQPTPVPSLLIPNYDNKVWKIGVTCGPHGSPDFFKAESVEEFFSSTWKVHYNSNRFGVRLIGPKPKWARKDGGEGGLHPSNTHDYVYSMGAINFTGDEPVILTCDGPSLGGFVCEAVVAESELWKVGQVKPGESIQFVPISYESAKKLKKQQNDAIENLSGDLTPLDNVSLSAPENPILYQFKVSSNAPKVTYRQAGDRYILVEYGDNLLDLNLAYRIHKLDAMVKEYKPKGIFELSAGVRSVLVEYTDDITQKEALDTLVSYEKEIIFVNKWKVSSRIIKLPMAFEDKKTLDAVKRYQETIRSEAPWLPNNVDFIANINGITRTDVKDMLYTARFLVLGLGDVFLGAPCAVPLDPRHRLLGTKYNPSRTFTPNGTVGIGGNYMCIYTMESPGGYQLVGRTVPIWDKLSLGEHSPSTKPWLLSPFDQIEFYPVTEEEVDAFSEQMNAGKFKVDIVESVFDHGKYLEWIQENSKSIEEFQQNQGGEKLEEFNRLIQISNSELEKSGTKVQDDEKFDDNAELVYSEYSGRFWKSVVEVGDKVTAHQPLIVVEAMKTEMVVNAPRDGKVLKIYHKNGDMVEAGDLVVVLE